From Nocardioides faecalis:
TCATCCACTGGCTGGAGTCCGTCCAGGGCCTGCCGACGGCGGAGCAGATGCGCGCCTTCGCCGCCCAGCACCCCGACCACGACACTTTCGTGTGTGGACCGGCCCCCTTCATGAAGATGGTCACCGGCGTGCTCAAGGAGCTCGGGGTGCCCCGCGAGCGCCGCCACCAGGAGAAGTTCGTCTCCCTGGGCGGCAACCCGTTCGGCGACGTCGCGGAGGTGCGCGCAGCGGAGGAGGAGGTCGCTGCGGCCGAGGCCGACGACGACGCCGCGGCCGCCGACGTGTTCGCCGACGCCCCTGTCGGGCCGGTCAAGCTCGAGGTCGAGCTCGACGGGGAGGAGCACACCTTCGACGACTGGGACCCGCGCACCAAGCTGCTCGACTTCTTGGAGTCCAAGGGCGTCAAGGCGCCCTACTCGTGTCGCGAGGGCGAGTGCTCGGCGTGCGCGATCCGGATGGTCGAGGGGGACGTGCGGATGCTGCACAACGACGTCCTCGACGACGACGACCTCGCCGACGGCATCCGGCTCGGCTGCCAGGCCGTGCCGCTGACCGACCGGGTGAAGGTCAGCTACAGCTGAGGAGTCTTCGCCGGCAGGTGTCGGGTCGCCGTGTCACGGTAGGGCCATGACCACCGCCGTGCCGGGACCCGACGGACTGCCGCGCTGCGCCTGGGCGCTGGGCAGCGAGGAGATGCTCGCCTACCACGACGACGAGTGGGGCTTCCCGGTCCACGACGACCGCCGGCTCTTCGAGAAGGTCTGCCTGGAGGGCTTCCAGTCCGGGCTGAGCTGGCTCACCATCCTGCGCAAGCGCCCCGCCTTCCGCGAGGCCTTCGCCGACTTCGACATGGAGGTCGTGGCCCGGTTCGACGCCAGCGACGTCGACCGGCTGCTCGCCGACACCCGGATCATCCGGCACCGCGGCAAGATCGAGGCGGCCATCAACAACGCCGGCCGGGCGCTCGAGCTCGTCGCGGAGCAGGGGTCGTTGGCGTCGTACCTGTGGGGGTTCGAGCCCTCGGCGGCCGAGCTCGGTGAGCCGCAGTCGTTGACCACCTCGCCGGCCTCCGTCGCGCTGTCGAAGGACCTCAAGCGGCGTGGGTGGAAGTTCGTCGGGCCGACCACGATGTTCGCGCTGATGCAGGCGATGGGCTTGGTCAACGACCACGCGCTGGGCTGCGTGACGCGGGAGCAGGTCGCCCAGGCGCGCGCCCGGCTGCCGCGGCCGGCCTGAGCCCCACCATCGGCGAGCGGACTACCAGCCGCGCTCGCGCCACTCGGCCAGGTGCGGCCGCTCCGCGCCGAGGGTGGAGTCGTCGCCGTGCCCGGGGTAGAACCACGTGTCGTCGGGCAGTGGGGCGAAGATCTTCGTCTCGACCTGGTCGATGAGCGTGGCGAACGCGGCGGCGTCGCCGAACGTGTTGCCCACGCCGCCGGGGAACAGCGAGTCCCCGGTGAACAGGTGCGCGGGTCCCTGCGGGTCGCGATAGAGCAGGCAGATCGAGCCCGGCGTGTGACCGGCGATCGCGATGACCTCGAGCCGCGTGTCGCCGACCTGCACCGTGTCACCGTCCGAGACCCGCCGGTCCACGGCGACGCCGGTCTGCTCGGTGATGGCGTCGGCGTCCGGCTCGCCGGCGACCACGCTCGCGTCGGTCGCGGCCACGACCTCGGCCAGCGCCCGGTGGTGGTCCCAGTGTCGGTGGGTGGTGACCACGGTGCCCAGGCCCGCCTCGCCGACGAGGTCGAGCAGCAGGGGCGCGTCGGCGGCGGCATCGACCAGGGCCTGCTCGCCCGTGGCCGTGCAGCGCAGCAGGTAGCAGTTGTTCGACATCTTCTCGTCGACCGCGACCTTGGTGATGGTCAGGCCGGGCAGCTCGCGGGTCTGGGGCTCGCCGCCGACGGTGACGTCTCCGAGGTAGGTCATGGGCACATCCTCGCACCGCTCCCACCGGGCGGCGTGTCGGCTCAGCCCGCCTCAGCCCGGCAACGCGGGCAGCACACCGGCCGAGCAGGTCACCGCCCCGCCCGCGTCGCGGCCGCTGGACCACCACGCGAGGGCGGCCAGCGGACCGCTGACCACGGGAGCCTCGGGGCCGACCTCGCCGAACGCCCAGCTGCCGCCGGTGTCGGTGGCCTCGACCCGCAGCCCCGCCGAGGCGTGCACCCGGGCGTCGCGACGCAGGAACCGCTCGGCGGTGCGCGCCGGCCAGTCGGCGGGGGAGTAGCCCACGAGCAGGTCGGCGTGGTGGATCTCCACCTCGCGCAGCCGCATCCCGGGGATCACGCCGGCGCGCAGCACCGGCCCGCCGGGGGTGCGCTCGAACGTCGCGTCCACCGGCACCTCGCCGGCGGCCACCAGCGCAGCGTCGAGCTCGGCGGCGGAGTCGTGCAGCCGTCGTCGTACGACGTCCGGCGCAGCGGCGGCGAGGTCGACGATGTCGCGGTCCCGGGCCTCGACGGAGGCGTAGGTGTTGGCCGGGACGCCGGCGACGAGGCCGCGCAGCACGCCGGTGAGCCCCTCGGCGTTCAGCGCGAGGTGCGCCAGCACGTGTGCCCGGCTCCAGCCGGCGCAGACGCTCGGCGCTGCCCAGTCGGCATCGCGCAGCACGTCGGCTGCCTGCAGCAGGCGCCGCGTGGCGGCCCGCAGGTCGGCGTGCAGCTCCGCGTGCCGCCCGGAGCCGAGGCAGTCGCCGGCGCCCTGTGCCTCGTGGTGTGACGTCACCCACCCATCATGCCCGGGATCGCGTCGTTGTCGGCGGTGGGTGAGAGGCTTGGAGACGGTCGCGGTGGCTTGTTCCCCCGCCCTAGAATGGCGAACGCTTGTTCGAAGACGTCGATCACCCGAGAGGAACCGAGGACCGGAAGTGACCGACCAGCTGATCATTCGTGGCGCGCGCGAGCACAATCTCAAGGACGTCTCGATCGACCTGCCGCGAGACTCGCTCATCGTCTTCACCGGTCTCTCCGGCTCCGGCAAGTCCAGCCTGGCCTTCGACACCATCTTCGCGGAGGGGCAGCGCCGCTACGTCGAGTCGCTCTCGGCGTACGCCCGGCAGTTCCTCGGGCAGATGGACAAACCCGACGTCGACTTCATCGAGGGCCTCTCGCCCGCGGTCTCGATCGACCAGAAGTCGACCTCGAAGAACCCGCGCTCGACCGTCGGCACGATCACCGAGGTCTACGACTACCTCCGACTGCTCTACGCGCGCGCCGGCCGCGCGCACTGCCCGACCTGCGGTGCGCCGATCGAGCAGCAGAGCCCCCAGCAGATCGTCGACCGCGTGATGGCGATGGAGGAGGGCACCCGGTTCCAGGTGCTCGCCCCCGTCGTGCGCGGGCGCAAGGGCGAGTTCGTCGACCTGTTCGCCGAGCTGCAGGCCCAGGGCTTCTCCCGGGCCCGGGTCGACGGTGAGCTGCACCAGCTCGCCGACCCGCCGAAGCTCGACAAGAAGTACAAGCACAACATCGAGGTCGTCGTCGACCGTCTCGCCGTCAAGGAGACCGCCAAGCGGCGGCTGACGGACTCGGTGGAGACCGCCCTCGGCCTGGCCTCGGGCCTCGTCGTCTTCGACCTCGTCGACGCCGGCAAGGAGCTGAAGTTCTCCGAGCGGATGGCGTGCCCCAACGACCACCCGATCGAGACCGACGACCTGGAGCCCCGCTCGTTCTCGTTCAACTCGCCGTTCGGCGCGTGCCCGGCCTGTGTCGGCCTGGGCACCCGGATGGAGGTCGACCCCGAGCTCGTGGTGCCCGACCCGACCGCCACCCTGGCCGAGGGCGCGCTGCAGCCGTGGAGCCACGCCCACGTCGCCGACTACTTCGGCCGGCTGCTCGTCGCGCTGGGCGAGGAGCTCGGCTTCGACGTCGACACCCCGTGGGAGCAGCTGCCCGCCAAGGCCCGCAAGGCGGTGCTCGAGGGCCACTCGACGAAGGTCCACGTCGTCACCCGGAACCGCTACGGCCGCCAGCGCTCCTACTACGCCGAGTTCGAGGGCGTGAAGAAGTACGTCGAGCGCCGCCACCGCGAGGCGGAGAGCGACACGAGCCGCGAGCGGTTCGAGGGCTTCATGCGCGAGGTGCCCTGCCCGGTCTGTCACGGCAGCCGGCTCAAGCCGGTGTCCATGGCCGTCACCCTCGGCGCGAAGGACTCCCCGAACGGCACCGGCGGGCTCAACATCGCCGAGGTCTGCGCGCTGCCGATCAACGAGGCGGCCGCCTACCTGGCCGACCTCGACCTGAGCCCGCGCGAGCGCCAGATCGGTGAGCGCGTGCTCAAGGAGATCCAGGAGCGGCTCGCGTTCCTGCTCGACGTGGGCCTGGACTACCTGTCCCTGGATCGCCCCTCCGGCTCGCTCTCCGGTGGTGAGGCGCAGCGGATCCGGCTCGCCACCCAGATCGGTGCCGGCCTCGTCGGCGTGCTCTACGTGCTGGACGAGCCGTCCATCGGCCTGCACCAGCGCGACAACCAGAAGCTGATCGAGACCCTGGTCCGGCTCAAGGACCTCGGCAACACCCTGATCGTCGTCGAGCACGACGAGGACACCATCAGGGTCGCCGACTGGATCGTCGACATCGGTCCCGGAGCCGGCGAGCACGGCGGTCAGGTGGTGCACTCCGGCAGCGTCAAGGGCCTGCTGGAGCACCCGGACTCGCTGACCGGGCAGTACCTGTCCGGTCGCCGGGAGATCCCGGTACCCGCCGTCCGGCGCCCCCGCACCGTCGGGCGTGCGCTCACGGTGCACGGCGCCCACGAGAACAACCTCAAGGACGTCACCGTCGACTTCCCGCTGGGGGTGTTCTGCGCGGTCACCGGTGTCTCCGGCTCGGGGAAGTCGACGCTGGTCAACGACATCCTCTACACCTCGCTGGCCAAGCAGATCTACAACGCCCGCACCATCCCCGGGCGGCACCGCAAGATCACCGGACTCGAGCACGTGGACAAGGTGATCCACGTCGACCAGTCCCCGATCGGCCGCACGCCGCGCTCCAACCCGGCGACGTACACCGGGGTCTTCGACCACGTGCGCAAGCTGTTCGCGCAGACGCCCGAGGCGAAGATGCGCGGCTACCAGCAGGGGCGGTTCTCGTTCAACGTCAAGGGCGGCCGGTGCGAGGCGTGCGCCGGCGACGGCACGATCAAGATCGAGATGAACTTCCTGCCCGACGTCTACGTGCCGTGCGAGGTCTGCCACGGCGCCCGCTACAACCGCGAGACGCTCGAGGTGCACTACAAGGGCAAGACCATCGCCGAGGTCCTCGACATGCCCATCGAGGAGGCGCTGGACTTCTTCGCCGCGGTCCCCGCGATCGCCCGGCACATGCAGACCCTGGTCGAGGTCGGGCTCGGCTACGTGCGCCTCGGCCAGCCCGCGACCACGCTGTCCGGCGGCGAGGCGCAGCGGGTCAAGCTCGCCGCGGAGCTGCAGAAGCGGTCCACCGGCCGCACCGTCTACGTCCTCGACGAGCCCACGACCGGGCTGCACTTCGAGGACATCCGCAAGCTGCTGGGCGTGCTGTCGAGCCTGGTCGACAAGGGCAACACCGTGCTGGTGATCGAGCACAACCTCGACGTCATCAAGACCGCCGACTGGATCATCGACATGGGTCCCGAAGGTGGTTCCCGCGGCGGCATGGTCGTGGTCGAGGGCACGCCGGAGGAGGTCGCGGCGCACGAGGAGAGCCACACCGGCCACTACCTCCGTCCGCTGCTGGAGGGACGTGCCGCGGCTCAGCCCGGCAAGCCGCGCAAGGCGCCCGCGGAGGACACCGGGAAGCCGGCGAAGAAGACGGCGACGCGCAAGAGCGCCGCGGCCCGCCGGGTCGCGAAGTCCTCCTAGGGCCTCGCCTCGGTGTGGCCGGTGGCCCGGGTCCTAGCCTGGGTGTCATGAGCGCACGGTTGAGCAGGAGGCAGACCCTGGCGGGGGTGACCACGGTCGCCCTGGGGCTGCCCGTGCTGAGCGCCTGCGCCGAGGGCAGCACCACCGCGACCGACCCCGCGCCGCGCCGCACACCGGCCCCACCGAGCCCGCCGCAGCCGACGTCCAGCGCTCCGGCGACGACAGTTCCCGCCTCGCCCGGCGCCGGGGATGCCCTGGTCGCGGCCGCGGACGTGCCCGTGGGCGGCGGCGTCGTGCTGAAGGACGCCGAGATCGTGGTCACGCAGCCGAGGCCGGGGGAGTTCAAGGCGTTCTCCGCGATCTGCACCCACAATCGCTGCCTGGTGAGCTCGGTGGAGGACGGCGAGATCGTGTGCCCCTGCCACCGCAGCACGTTCGCCGTGGCCGACGGTGCGCACACCGGTGGCCCGGCAGCCGGCCCGCTGCCCCAGGTCGCCGTCGAGGTCGACGGCGACCAGGTGGTGCGCGGGTGAGCGGATGGCCTGCGGGCTAGGACACCCGGAGGCCGTGCCCGGCCGCGGCGCGCCACGCCTCGTCGCGCGGCGAACGGCGCCGCGCCAACCGGGCGTCGAGCAGGGCGCCCGCCTCGACCGGCCGCTCGGCCCGCAGCAGCGCCGCGATCCGGATCTCCTCG
This genomic window contains:
- a CDS encoding ferredoxin--NADP reductase; its protein translation is MDIESFVLDVVDVVAETADATSISFAVPAGAEEKFAYKPGQFLTVAVPSDRDGLAARCYSLSSSPHDDGPLTVTVKRTADGYASNWLCDNVTVGDTLRVLPPSGIFTPASLDADLLLFAGGSGVTPIMSIVRTALAHGTGRIVVLYANRDEKSVIFAGELSRLAAEHPERLQVIHWLESVQGLPTAEQMRAFAAQHPDHDTFVCGPAPFMKMVTGVLKELGVPRERRHQEKFVSLGGNPFGDVAEVRAAEEEVAAAEADDDAAAADVFADAPVGPVKLEVELDGEEHTFDDWDPRTKLLDFLESKGVKAPYSCREGECSACAIRMVEGDVRMLHNDVLDDDDLADGIRLGCQAVPLTDRVKVSYS
- a CDS encoding DNA-3-methyladenine glycosylase I, yielding MTTAVPGPDGLPRCAWALGSEEMLAYHDDEWGFPVHDDRRLFEKVCLEGFQSGLSWLTILRKRPAFREAFADFDMEVVARFDASDVDRLLADTRIIRHRGKIEAAINNAGRALELVAEQGSLASYLWGFEPSAAELGEPQSLTTSPASVALSKDLKRRGWKFVGPTTMFALMQAMGLVNDHALGCVTREQVAQARARLPRPA
- a CDS encoding MBL fold metallo-hydrolase, which produces MTYLGDVTVGGEPQTRELPGLTITKVAVDEKMSNNCYLLRCTATGEQALVDAAADAPLLLDLVGEAGLGTVVTTHRHWDHHRALAEVVAATDASVVAGEPDADAITEQTGVAVDRRVSDGDTVQVGDTRLEVIAIAGHTPGSICLLYRDPQGPAHLFTGDSLFPGGVGNTFGDAAAFATLIDQVETKIFAPLPDDTWFYPGHGDDSTLGAERPHLAEWRERGW
- a CDS encoding maleylpyruvate isomerase family mycothiol-dependent enzyme, which produces MTSHHEAQGAGDCLGSGRHAELHADLRAATRRLLQAADVLRDADWAAPSVCAGWSRAHVLAHLALNAEGLTGVLRGLVAGVPANTYASVEARDRDIVDLAAAAPDVVRRRLHDSAAELDAALVAAGEVPVDATFERTPGGPVLRAGVIPGMRLREVEIHHADLLVGYSPADWPARTAERFLRRDARVHASAGLRVEATDTGGSWAFGEVGPEAPVVSGPLAALAWWSSGRDAGGAVTCSAGVLPALPG
- the uvrA gene encoding excinuclease ABC subunit UvrA, whose amino-acid sequence is MTDQLIIRGAREHNLKDVSIDLPRDSLIVFTGLSGSGKSSLAFDTIFAEGQRRYVESLSAYARQFLGQMDKPDVDFIEGLSPAVSIDQKSTSKNPRSTVGTITEVYDYLRLLYARAGRAHCPTCGAPIEQQSPQQIVDRVMAMEEGTRFQVLAPVVRGRKGEFVDLFAELQAQGFSRARVDGELHQLADPPKLDKKYKHNIEVVVDRLAVKETAKRRLTDSVETALGLASGLVVFDLVDAGKELKFSERMACPNDHPIETDDLEPRSFSFNSPFGACPACVGLGTRMEVDPELVVPDPTATLAEGALQPWSHAHVADYFGRLLVALGEELGFDVDTPWEQLPAKARKAVLEGHSTKVHVVTRNRYGRQRSYYAEFEGVKKYVERRHREAESDTSRERFEGFMREVPCPVCHGSRLKPVSMAVTLGAKDSPNGTGGLNIAEVCALPINEAAAYLADLDLSPRERQIGERVLKEIQERLAFLLDVGLDYLSLDRPSGSLSGGEAQRIRLATQIGAGLVGVLYVLDEPSIGLHQRDNQKLIETLVRLKDLGNTLIVVEHDEDTIRVADWIVDIGPGAGEHGGQVVHSGSVKGLLEHPDSLTGQYLSGRREIPVPAVRRPRTVGRALTVHGAHENNLKDVTVDFPLGVFCAVTGVSGSGKSTLVNDILYTSLAKQIYNARTIPGRHRKITGLEHVDKVIHVDQSPIGRTPRSNPATYTGVFDHVRKLFAQTPEAKMRGYQQGRFSFNVKGGRCEACAGDGTIKIEMNFLPDVYVPCEVCHGARYNRETLEVHYKGKTIAEVLDMPIEEALDFFAAVPAIARHMQTLVEVGLGYVRLGQPATTLSGGEAQRVKLAAELQKRSTGRTVYVLDEPTTGLHFEDIRKLLGVLSSLVDKGNTVLVIEHNLDVIKTADWIIDMGPEGGSRGGMVVVEGTPEEVAAHEESHTGHYLRPLLEGRAAAQPGKPRKAPAEDTGKPAKKTATRKSAAARRVAKSS
- a CDS encoding Rieske (2Fe-2S) protein; protein product: MSARLSRRQTLAGVTTVALGLPVLSACAEGSTTATDPAPRRTPAPPSPPQPTSSAPATTVPASPGAGDALVAAADVPVGGGVVLKDAEIVVTQPRPGEFKAFSAICTHNRCLVSSVEDGEIVCPCHRSTFAVADGAHTGGPAAGPLPQVAVEVDGDQVVRG